The following coding sequences lie in one Variovorax terrae genomic window:
- a CDS encoding DUF1631 family protein, whose product MAIQDPHQMQQHAALYESCVSEAARRGKPLMHKLVDSTRLALHQRTGRVSDPHELSPVMESLRLLNKHEAMLVERYPEALKAAFAEAVSSGAARPAHTEAPSFDELELMDEAQVQESVELARAQQLALLASDAQLTELNALICAAQGLKTVQPDRNPLRPDVYVRTLLAVLKQTEVAASVRLRWMQYMGETLGQELADTYSELSIQLRSHRVVAAAYTVTQTAPPGSPAASRPPAAARSRDDVLLTVDQLRRLLAGELDGAQEPFAAQFAREFEGAGREAAVRPEFSPTVPAAFEALQEMKQVETVMQRLAVRNKAAEPARVPGTASAAAPSLGQSLGQEVVNLMVDNIAHDPRLLAPVQQVVRSLEPALLKLALIDPRFFSDKRHPARHLLEQVTQRSLAWGRVDAPGFSAFMEPLLQAVDALVEMPIGGAEPFSFALKSLEEAWDEQQGHERRQRDKAMQALMQAEQRNLLAEKLAAELRNRPDLLQAPAPMAAFLCGPWTQVMAQAKLADAGASADPGGYAGIINDLLWSAQPQLAHQHLARLTRLIPPLLDKLREGLRSIDYPRPLTHAFFETLMALHQQALKPTATPAAPPAAASTREELEARFSRTDGAIPWIAPTEAQHSGFMDTEEPPSTRPPFAATQPAFTAALLQPAPASRAAGIPLGAWVELLVQDRWVRTQLTWASPHGTLFMFTSVDGGTHSMTRRSLDTLLAEGRLQVVSGQAVVDGALDAVAQTAMRNSLDVML is encoded by the coding sequence ATGGCGATACAAGATCCCCATCAGATGCAGCAGCATGCGGCCCTGTACGAGTCGTGCGTCAGCGAGGCGGCCCGCCGCGGCAAGCCCCTGATGCACAAGCTGGTTGACAGCACGCGCCTGGCGTTGCACCAGCGCACGGGCCGGGTGAGCGACCCGCACGAGCTCAGCCCCGTGATGGAGTCGCTGCGGCTGCTCAACAAGCACGAAGCCATGCTGGTCGAGCGCTATCCCGAGGCACTGAAGGCGGCGTTCGCCGAAGCCGTGTCGAGCGGCGCCGCCAGGCCGGCGCACACCGAGGCCCCGAGCTTCGACGAGCTGGAGCTGATGGACGAAGCGCAGGTCCAGGAAAGCGTGGAACTGGCCCGGGCCCAGCAGCTGGCGCTGCTGGCCTCGGACGCACAGCTGACCGAACTCAATGCCCTGATCTGCGCGGCGCAGGGCCTCAAGACCGTGCAGCCCGACCGCAATCCGCTGCGCCCGGACGTCTACGTGCGCACGCTGCTGGCCGTGCTGAAGCAGACCGAGGTGGCGGCATCGGTGCGCCTGCGCTGGATGCAGTACATGGGCGAGACCCTGGGGCAGGAGCTGGCCGACACCTATTCCGAACTGTCGATCCAGCTGCGCTCGCACCGCGTCGTGGCGGCGGCCTACACCGTCACGCAGACGGCGCCGCCTGGCAGCCCGGCCGCGAGCCGCCCGCCGGCCGCCGCGCGCAGCCGCGACGACGTGCTGCTGACGGTGGACCAGCTGCGCCGCCTGCTGGCGGGCGAACTGGACGGTGCCCAGGAGCCATTTGCAGCCCAGTTCGCGCGCGAATTCGAAGGCGCGGGCCGCGAGGCCGCCGTGCGCCCCGAATTCAGCCCCACCGTGCCGGCGGCCTTCGAGGCCCTGCAGGAAATGAAGCAGGTCGAGACCGTCATGCAGCGCCTGGCCGTCCGCAACAAGGCGGCCGAGCCGGCCCGCGTTCCGGGCACCGCATCGGCCGCCGCTCCGAGCCTGGGGCAGAGCCTGGGCCAGGAGGTGGTCAACCTGATGGTGGACAACATCGCCCACGACCCGCGCCTGCTGGCCCCGGTGCAGCAGGTGGTGCGCAGCCTGGAGCCGGCGCTGCTGAAGCTGGCCTTGATCGACCCGCGTTTCTTCAGCGACAAGCGCCATCCGGCCCGGCACCTGCTCGAGCAGGTGACGCAGCGCAGCCTGGCGTGGGGCCGCGTCGATGCGCCTGGTTTCAGCGCCTTCATGGAGCCCCTGCTGCAGGCGGTCGATGCGCTGGTGGAGATGCCGATCGGCGGCGCCGAGCCGTTCTCGTTCGCGCTGAAATCGCTCGAGGAAGCCTGGGACGAACAGCAAGGGCACGAGCGCCGGCAGCGCGACAAGGCGATGCAGGCGCTCATGCAGGCGGAGCAGCGCAACCTGCTGGCGGAAAAGCTGGCCGCCGAGCTGCGCAACCGGCCCGACCTGCTGCAGGCGCCGGCGCCGATGGCCGCCTTCCTGTGCGGGCCCTGGACCCAGGTGATGGCCCAGGCCAAGCTGGCGGATGCGGGCGCCTCCGCCGATCCCGGCGGCTATGCCGGCATCATCAACGACCTGCTGTGGAGCGCGCAGCCCCAGTTGGCGCACCAGCACCTGGCCCGGCTGACCCGGCTGATCCCGCCGCTGCTGGACAAGCTGCGCGAAGGCCTGCGCAGCATCGACTACCCGCGCCCGCTGACCCACGCCTTCTTCGAGACCCTGATGGCGCTGCACCAGCAGGCCCTGAAACCCACCGCGACCCCGGCCGCGCCGCCTGCCGCCGCGTCCACGCGCGAGGAACTCGAAGCCCGCTTCAGCCGCACGGACGGCGCGATCCCCTGGATCGCGCCCACCGAGGCGCAGCACTCGGGCTTCATGGACACCGAGGAACCTCCCAGCACCCGGCCGCCGTTCGCGGCCACGCAGCCCGCCTTCACGGCCGCGCTGCTTCAGCCCGCGCCGGCCAGCCGCGCCGCCGGCATCCCCCTGGGCGCCTGGGTGGAACTGCTCGTGCAGGACCGCTGGGTCCGTACCCAGCTGACCTGGGCCAGCCCGCACGGCACGCTGTTCATGTTCACCAGCGTCGACGGCGGCACCCATTCCATGACGCGCCGCTCGCTCGACACGCTGCTGGCCGAGGGCCGCCTTCAGGTGGTGTCGGGGCAGGCCGTGGTGGACGGCGCGCTCGATGCCGTGGCGCAGACCGCCATGCGCAACAGCCTGGACGTCATGCTCTGA
- a CDS encoding TAXI family TRAP transporter solute-binding subunit gives MPQAIRYTLLSLRDLLVSAGPFALLSVALLVLAYWWLDPNPPKRVTLATGPAQSAYEEFGKRYAKALAGNGIEVRLLPSEGSSDNLRLLREGKADLGFVQGGSGDVQADDENTLESLGSLFLEPVWLFYREDAARKATGSDAGLASLTQLQGLRLNVGTPGSGVPSLMAKLLEVNRIDAKNITLSQLEQTPATVAFLGGELDAIVFASAPEALMVQMLLQTPGVRLMDFPQSEAYSRRFAFLTPVVLPRGVVDLAADVPPQNVRLVASTTTLLARDGTHPALLQLFSQAAINLHGGAGWFNRAHEFPKAGQGEFPLSPEADRALRNGPPLLQRYLPFWLANLVERMWLVLGIIIAVLLPLSRIVPPLYQFRIRSRVFRWYAQLRDIEHRLEAGTGDPQDLLRELNNLESRAGHINVPLSYADELYALRNNIHLVRKKLLRA, from the coding sequence ATGCCCCAAGCCATCCGCTACACCCTGCTGTCGCTGCGCGACCTGCTGGTCTCGGCCGGCCCGTTCGCGCTGCTCAGCGTGGCGCTGCTGGTGCTGGCCTACTGGTGGCTCGACCCGAATCCGCCCAAGCGCGTGACGCTGGCCACCGGCCCGGCGCAAAGCGCGTACGAGGAATTCGGCAAGCGCTACGCCAAGGCGCTGGCCGGCAACGGCATCGAGGTGCGGCTGCTGCCCAGCGAGGGCTCGTCGGACAACCTGCGGCTGCTGCGCGAGGGCAAGGCCGACCTGGGCTTCGTGCAGGGCGGCAGCGGCGACGTGCAGGCCGACGACGAGAACACCCTCGAATCGCTGGGCAGCCTGTTCCTGGAGCCGGTCTGGCTGTTCTACCGCGAGGACGCGGCGCGCAAGGCCACCGGCAGCGATGCGGGGCTGGCCTCGCTGACGCAGCTGCAAGGCCTGCGCCTGAACGTAGGCACGCCGGGCAGCGGCGTGCCGAGCCTGATGGCCAAGCTGCTGGAGGTCAACCGGATCGATGCCAAAAACATCACGCTGAGCCAGCTCGAGCAGACCCCGGCCACCGTGGCCTTCCTCGGCGGCGAGCTCGACGCCATCGTGTTCGCCTCGGCGCCCGAGGCGCTGATGGTGCAGATGCTGCTGCAGACGCCGGGTGTGCGGCTCATGGACTTTCCGCAGAGCGAGGCCTATTCGCGCCGCTTTGCCTTCCTCACGCCGGTGGTGCTGCCGCGCGGCGTGGTCGACCTGGCGGCCGACGTGCCGCCGCAGAACGTGCGTCTGGTGGCCTCCACCACCACGCTGCTGGCCCGCGACGGCACGCACCCCGCGCTGCTGCAGCTGTTCTCGCAGGCGGCGATCAACCTGCACGGCGGCGCCGGCTGGTTCAACCGCGCGCATGAATTTCCCAAGGCCGGCCAGGGTGAGTTCCCGCTGTCACCCGAGGCCGACCGCGCGCTGCGCAACGGGCCGCCGCTGCTGCAGCGCTACCTGCCGTTCTGGCTGGCCAACCTGGTGGAGCGCATGTGGCTGGTGCTGGGCATCATCATCGCGGTGCTGCTGCCGCTGAGCCGCATCGTGCCGCCGCTGTACCAGTTCCGCATCCGCTCGCGGGTGTTCCGCTGGTACGCGCAGCTGCGCGACATCGAGCACCGGCTCGAAGCCGGAACCGGCGACCCGCAGGACCTGCTCAGGGAGCTGAACAACCTGGAAAGCCGGGCCGGCCACATCAATGTGCCGCTGTCCTACGCCGACGAGCTGTACGCCCTGCGCAACAACATCCACCTGGTGCGCAAGAAGCTGCTCAGAGCATGA
- a CDS encoding P1 family peptidase: MPESTARRPRRHGGAITDVAGIEVGHFTDARRPTGCSVVLTRAGAVAGVDVRGAAPGTRETDLLAPENLVDRVHAITLAGGSAWGLDAASGVMRWLEERGVGFDVRVGRLPIVPAAVLFDILVGDAAIRPDAAAGYAACEAASTRRPAEGNVGAGAGAAVGKIFGIDRAMKGGIGTASVTVDGVTVGALIACNALGDVVDPDTAQVIAGARTPNGNKLFDTRRALLRGVAPKPLLAGTNTTIGVIATDAVITKVQARKLAQMAHDGLARSINPVHTMSDGDTLFSLGTGASGKTLGMMTLGTLFAEATARAVVNAVRAAQGLRIGALHLPSAADLAAAR; the protein is encoded by the coding sequence ATGCCTGAATCCACCGCCCGCCGCCCGCGCCGCCACGGCGGCGCCATCACCGATGTCGCCGGCATCGAGGTCGGCCATTTCACCGATGCCCGCCGGCCCACGGGCTGCAGCGTGGTCCTCACACGCGCGGGTGCGGTAGCGGGCGTGGACGTGCGCGGCGCGGCGCCCGGCACGCGCGAGACCGACCTGCTGGCGCCCGAGAACCTGGTGGACCGCGTGCACGCCATCACCCTGGCCGGTGGCAGCGCCTGGGGCCTGGACGCCGCCAGCGGCGTGATGCGCTGGCTGGAGGAGCGCGGCGTCGGCTTCGACGTGCGCGTGGGCCGGCTGCCCATCGTGCCGGCGGCCGTGCTGTTCGATATCCTGGTCGGCGACGCCGCCATCCGCCCCGATGCGGCCGCTGGCTACGCGGCCTGCGAGGCCGCCTCGACGCGCCGCCCGGCCGAGGGCAACGTGGGCGCGGGCGCGGGCGCGGCCGTGGGCAAGATCTTCGGCATCGACCGCGCGATGAAGGGCGGCATCGGCACCGCCTCCGTCACGGTGGACGGCGTGACCGTGGGCGCGCTGATCGCCTGCAACGCCCTGGGCGACGTGGTGGACCCGGACACCGCGCAGGTGATCGCCGGCGCCCGCACACCCAACGGCAACAAGCTGTTCGACACGCGCCGCGCGCTGCTGCGCGGCGTGGCGCCGAAGCCGCTGCTGGCCGGCACCAACACCACCATTGGCGTGATCGCCACCGATGCCGTGATCACCAAGGTGCAGGCCCGCAAGCTGGCGCAGATGGCGCATGACGGCCTGGCGCGCAGCATCAACCCGGTGCATACGATGTCCGACGGCGACACGCTGTTCTCGCTGGGCACCGGCGCCTCGGGTAAGACCTTGGGCATGATGACGCTGGGCACCCTGTTTGCCGAAGCCACGGCGCGCGCCGTGGTGAACGCGGTGCGGGCCGCGCAGGGCCTGCGCATCGGTGCGCTGCACCTGCCCTCGGCCGCCGATCTCGCGGCCGCACGATGA